One window of Lagenorhynchus albirostris chromosome 16, mLagAlb1.1, whole genome shotgun sequence genomic DNA carries:
- the C16H10orf120 gene encoding uncharacterized protein C10orf120 homolog isoform X1 gives MIREWENGCQKTGKQRARDSRAQERMTTEGKSNKHGIPIQVFNISDSFQDKDSLCCQGDPCSASPLGIWTKFCKSDPRVALGKYSPLEKEILRLGGVHTIASRRFLTYKQEEERKMLKELQVLSSDYKRAVEYRKQLTPPCATCGPLEKIWTAKVMVPPEEFKMPQRERLNVSKHVERMQLARALRNKQPLPYIERFRSSLLLSGGGLGLPARDKPGEGKDDRDADPCDYAHQEKRDEAESKTTKRQEIKMNVIFKSEGPKKCVTYHPNDLKPFLPPKKAERSIAGLTNRNLLHLAEFPGDLMLLSQDFISRGIHPSDVSKASCLEEGSAWKEYMHKAASHHY, from the exons ATGATCAGAGAATGGGAGAATGGCTGTCAGAAGACTGGAAAACAGAGGGCTAGAGATTCAAGGGCCCAAGAAAGGATGACTACAGAGGGGAAGTCAAATAAGCATGGAATACCAATCCAGGTATTCAATATAAGCGATTCCTTTCAGGATAAAGACTCCCTGTGCTGCCAGGGGGATCCATGTTCTGCTTCACCATTGGG GATATGGACCAAATTCTGCAAATCAGACCCACGCGTTGCCCTCGGAAAATACTCCCCCTTGGAAAAAGAGATCCTA CGTCTAGGTGGTGTTCACACCATAGCATCCAGGAGGTTTCTGACTTATAAGCAAGAAGAAGAACGGAAAATGCTCAAGGAACTACAGGTGCTGTCTTCAGACTATAAAAGGGCGGTGGAATATAGGAAGCAACTCACCCCTCCTTGTGCCACCTGTGGACCCCTAGAAAAAATATGGACGGCGAAGGTGATGGTGCCCCCAGAGGAGTTCAAAATgccacagcgggagaggctgaACGTCAGCAAGCACGTAGAACGAATGCAGCTCGCTCGAGCCCTGAGGAATAAGCAGCCTTTACCCTACATTGAAAGATTTAGGAGCTCTTTGCTTCTGTCTGGAGGGGGCCTGGGCCTCCCGGCAAGGGACAAACCTGGGGAAGGCAAGGATGACCGAGACGCCGATCCCTGCGACTATGCCCATCAAGAGAAGAGAGATGAGGCAGAGAGCAAAACCAcgaaaagacaggaaataaaaatgaacgtAATTTTCAAGTCAGAAGGACCAAAAAAATGTGTGACGTACCATCCAAATGATCTGAAACCATTCCTCCCtccaaaaaaagcagaaagatCCATTGCTGGCTTAACGAACAGAAATCTTTTGCACCTGGCCGAATTCCCTGGAGACCTAATGCTGCTGAGTCAGGATTTTATATCACGGGGAATCCACCCCAGTGACGTGTCAAAGGCCAGCTGCCTGGAAGAAGGCAGCGCCTGGAAAGAGTACATGCACAAAGCTGCTTCCCACCattattaa
- the C16H10orf120 gene encoding uncharacterized protein C10orf120 homolog isoform X2, translating to MSEEEKNITATEAQKLPMDSRQSWGRQRFQDKDSLCCQGDPCSASPLGIWTKFCKSDPRVALGKYSPLEKEILRLGGVHTIASRRFLTYKQEEERKMLKELQVLSSDYKRAVEYRKQLTPPCATCGPLEKIWTAKVMVPPEEFKMPQRERLNVSKHVERMQLARALRNKQPLPYIERFRSSLLLSGGGLGLPARDKPGEGKDDRDADPCDYAHQEKRDEAESKTTKRQEIKMNVIFKSEGPKKCVTYHPNDLKPFLPPKKAERSIAGLTNRNLLHLAEFPGDLMLLSQDFISRGIHPSDVSKASCLEEGSAWKEYMHKAASHHY from the exons GATAAAGACTCCCTGTGCTGCCAGGGGGATCCATGTTCTGCTTCACCATTGGG GATATGGACCAAATTCTGCAAATCAGACCCACGCGTTGCCCTCGGAAAATACTCCCCCTTGGAAAAAGAGATCCTA CGTCTAGGTGGTGTTCACACCATAGCATCCAGGAGGTTTCTGACTTATAAGCAAGAAGAAGAACGGAAAATGCTCAAGGAACTACAGGTGCTGTCTTCAGACTATAAAAGGGCGGTGGAATATAGGAAGCAACTCACCCCTCCTTGTGCCACCTGTGGACCCCTAGAAAAAATATGGACGGCGAAGGTGATGGTGCCCCCAGAGGAGTTCAAAATgccacagcgggagaggctgaACGTCAGCAAGCACGTAGAACGAATGCAGCTCGCTCGAGCCCTGAGGAATAAGCAGCCTTTACCCTACATTGAAAGATTTAGGAGCTCTTTGCTTCTGTCTGGAGGGGGCCTGGGCCTCCCGGCAAGGGACAAACCTGGGGAAGGCAAGGATGACCGAGACGCCGATCCCTGCGACTATGCCCATCAAGAGAAGAGAGATGAGGCAGAGAGCAAAACCAcgaaaagacaggaaataaaaatgaacgtAATTTTCAAGTCAGAAGGACCAAAAAAATGTGTGACGTACCATCCAAATGATCTGAAACCATTCCTCCCtccaaaaaaagcagaaagatCCATTGCTGGCTTAACGAACAGAAATCTTTTGCACCTGGCCGAATTCCCTGGAGACCTAATGCTGCTGAGTCAGGATTTTATATCACGGGGAATCCACCCCAGTGACGTGTCAAAGGCCAGCTGCCTGGAAGAAGGCAGCGCCTGGAAAGAGTACATGCACAAAGCTGCTTCCCACCattattaa